From the Leptospira barantonii genome, the window TGGAACAAAAAAGAAAGGAAGGTAAAATCGTTTACTACGGAATTTCCTCCAATACGTTTCCGGAAGATCCGGAAAAATATACCGCCACTTCGCTTAACAAAATTCTGAAAATCGCAAAGGAAATCCAAGACGAATTGGGTTTAAAGGAATCCGGTTTTGCGGTCGTTCAGTTTCCCGGTAATCTTTTGGAGAGCGGTTTTTTGGACCCGAAGTTCGACGGAAAAAATCTGATCTCCATCATTCGAGAGAACGGACTTTTACCTCTCGTCAATCGTCCGTTAAACGCGATCTCCGGTGTCGGAAGTATTCGCAGGCTTGCGTATGACCCTACGAAAAAAAGCGAGGACGTTCTCAAACATCTCAAGGAAGAATTGAACTCCATCTACGAACGGGAACGAACGTTGCTTTCGATCTTAGCGCAAGGTTCTTACAAATATACGTTTCGAAGCGTAACCGAACCGTATTTGGATCAGTTTCAAAATCAGGATCACCTCAATCAATTTTTGGAAAGGACCGTGATTCCGATCGTGCAGGAACTCGTTTCTCAGGTCGAAAAAGTCGGCGGTTTGGAATCTCAAACCGAATACATAGAAGTTTTGAATCGCGCCCTTCCGATTTTGGAACAGTATGTCTTTCAGAAAAACATCCAGGACAAAAGCGAACTCTATGAGAAAATCATAATGTACTATCCTCAGTATAAGGGATGGAATCTTTCTGCGATCGCTTTGCATTTGCTCCATTCTTCCTTGGGAGAAGGTGTTGTTCTGCTTGGTATGAGAAGAATCGAATACGTTCAAGACGCGATTCGTTCCTTTGCGGCTCCGGCGAGTGAGATTCAACCGAAGGATTGGAAACGTTTTGAAGTTTGACCCGGAAATCGTAGAACTTTTCGAACACATATCCGCTACGAACGATCCCGAACTTACGATCGACTTCGCTTATCAAAACGCGGAACGATTATTTCACGAGGGAAAATATTTCGAAGCGCACGAGGTTTTGGAGTTTCAGTGGAAAAAGGATTTTGGACCGAGAAAAACTTTTTTGCAGGGACTCATACAACTTTCGGTTTCGCTTCATAAAATCTACGTTAAACCGAACGGACGAGGTTCGAGAATGCAGGCCGAAAAAGCGAAGGAAAAACTGGAAACCGTTCTTCATTCGTCCGCATTGAACGGACTCGGCAAAAAAGTAACGTTAGACCTCATTACCGATTTGGAAGAAATTTTGACTCTCTTCGACGGAGACGAACTTCATCCCGAAAGAGTTTCTGCTTTCAGAATTCCGAGGATTCCGAAAGACTGGCGGGAATTATTCAGGGGCTGACATGGGCGAAATCGAAAACGGTTTTTTTCAATCCGGCGGATACAATCTTTCCTATAAGATTCACAGGAACGACAAAAAGGAAGCGATTCTTCTTTTTCACGGATTTCAGGACGCTTCGGATACGTTTCTCTATCAGTTTCCGTTTCTATCGGAACATTTCGATATATATCGATTTGATTATAGAGGTCACGGAGATTCCGATTGGCTTCGGGAAGGGAATTATCATTTCATCCAAACTCTCGTCGACGTAAAAACCTTTATCTCGAAATTTCTACCGGAAAAGTTTCATATCCTGGGTCATTCTATGGGAGGAGGAATCGGAGCTCGTTTCGCCGGAATTTATCCGGAAAGAATCAAGACCGTCGTTTGTCTGGAAGGTTTTATGTCGATCCAGTCTCCCGAGTTTGAAAAAAAACGTCTGAAAGCTTGGCTTGATACGTTGGAGAACAACGAAGTCGGAACCAAGGATCGGAAGAATAAAAGTTTTTCGAGTCTCGACGAACTGACTCTTCGTCTAAAACCGATTTATCCAAGATTGGATCTCGAGAAAGTTCGCGACTTGGCCGCATATCTTTCCAAAAAAACCGATTCCGGTTTTCAATGGAAAAACGATCCTCTTTACAAGAGGGGTTTTCCTTTCGTATTTTCTCCGTATCTTACGAGAAATCTTTGGGAATCCATCGTGTCTCCCACCATGATCGTCTACGGAAAAGAAACACATCTGATGCCGGAGAATCGAGAGGAGATTCTTTCCCATTTTAAATTTTTGGAATACGTTGAGATGGAAAACGCGGGTCACAATATGCACCACGATCAACCCGAAAAATTAAAAGAATTGTTAAGCGAATTCTACGGACGACACGGATTTCTTTCCAAAGCATAAACCCGATCGGACCGATTCCAAACTCGGTCGGTTTCGTTTAACAGTTCGCTTAGTATTTACGCGGTTCACCTCGAAAAAAACGGGGATTTAGCCGTATCCATTCGTCGATTCAATTACAATTCGTCTCCGAGAACAAAAAGTTATTGATAACGGCGATCGAATTGCGTTATGATCCTGTTGAAAAGAATTTCCCGAAGTTTCTACGCGAAAATCGAGGATTCTTTTTTCAAAAATTCCGACGGAGTTTTTTTTGAAGAACAAAACCGCTTCCTCATTTCGATCGATTCTCATCTTACTCGTTTTCTTCTCCGTTCCTCTTTGGAGCGCTCAGACCATTCTTTTGAAGAACGGATCTTCCATCAAAGGGGACGTCACCGGACAAAACGAAAAGACTCTCACCGTTCGGACGGCGGACGGGGTGCAGACGATTTCAAAAAGAAGTATTCTTAAGGTGATCTACAAAGACGTAAACGAAGAGGAAGCAAAGAGAATTCGTCAAGAGGAAGAGACTAAAATTCGAGAAGCGAAATCGGCCGAAGAAAAAAAGAAAATCGAAGAGGAAGCGATCGTCCAAAAACCAGATTCGAAAATTTCCGGAACGAGAAGTCGATGGAGTCTTGTTTGGAGATCCGCGGTTCTTCCCGGCTGGGGACATTACAAAGCCGAACGAAAGAAAACGGCTATAGTGTATGGGACCTTATTTTGGGGCGGGGTAGTCGCCACCGCATTTGCTTCGCAACAGATCGGACAAAAAAAATCCGAATACGAAAGTTCAACTCTGATCGCTCAGGCTTCCGGTAACTTGGCCTTCGGAGAATTCTACGTAAGCGGAAAACGTACGGAGTATAAAAAATCAATCCAAGACTATCAGAATATCGCCGCGGGAACCGCGTTGATCTATCTGATTCAACTGACTCATTCTTATTTTACCGGAATCTCTTGGGAACAGGAGGAAGTCGCTTTAACGCCGGAAGGTTCCGTTCTCAGGAAAGGGGTTCAACTGGATTCCATGAGGGAATCGAACCTGATGAATCCGAACTCGACCAACTCCTTGGGATGGAGAGCGGAAGCGCGTTACAACTGGTTTTTTTAAGGAATTGCTTATGAAACGATATTATTCTATTCTAATGTTACTTCTTCTTTTGAACTGTTATAAGTTTCAAGAGAGCGC encodes:
- a CDS encoding aldo/keto reductase → MTQSDPFQVLYQKDILKGTSDVRATKEYSENSPLSRNVADKDKNLNPYFEFRGRILSRIAFGCYRVGLESPEHENAMEFSFTEGFNVIDTSSNYGNGESESLVGKVLRKKIGKGEWKRENVFIVTKAGYIQGRNMQIVNDLEKENREFPEITYYSEGCYHCIHPSFLEDQLERSLKRMGLETVDVFLLHNPEYFLMDREKHNVPKEKAAEQYYERIKNAFRFLEQKRKEGKIVYYGISSNTFPEDPEKYTATSLNKILKIAKEIQDELGLKESGFAVVQFPGNLLESGFLDPKFDGKNLISIIRENGLLPLVNRPLNAISGVGSIRRLAYDPTKKSEDVLKHLKEELNSIYERERTLLSILAQGSYKYTFRSVTEPYLDQFQNQDHLNQFLERTVIPIVQELVSQVEKVGGLESQTEYIEVLNRALPILEQYVFQKNIQDKSELYEKIIMYYPQYKGWNLSAIALHLLHSSLGEGVVLLGMRRIEYVQDAIRSFAAPASEIQPKDWKRFEV
- a CDS encoding DUF309 domain-containing protein, with protein sequence MKFDPEIVELFEHISATNDPELTIDFAYQNAERLFHEGKYFEAHEVLEFQWKKDFGPRKTFLQGLIQLSVSLHKIYVKPNGRGSRMQAEKAKEKLETVLHSSALNGLGKKVTLDLITDLEEILTLFDGDELHPERVSAFRIPRIPKDWRELFRG
- a CDS encoding LA_0442/LA_0875 N-terminal domain-containing protein, producing the protein MPTEFFLKNKTASSFRSILILLVFFSVPLWSAQTILLKNGSSIKGDVTGQNEKTLTVRTADGVQTISKRSILKVIYKDVNEEEAKRIRQEEETKIREAKSAEEKKKIEEEAIVQKPDSKISGTRSRWSLVWRSAVLPGWGHYKAERKKTAIVYGTLFWGGVVATAFASQQIGQKKSEYESSTLIAQASGNLAFGEFYVSGKRTEYKKSIQDYQNIAAGTALIYLIQLTHSYFTGISWEQEEVALTPEGSVLRKGVQLDSMRESNLMNPNSTNSLGWRAEARYNWFF
- a CDS encoding alpha/beta fold hydrolase, whose amino-acid sequence is MGEIENGFFQSGGYNLSYKIHRNDKKEAILLFHGFQDASDTFLYQFPFLSEHFDIYRFDYRGHGDSDWLREGNYHFIQTLVDVKTFISKFLPEKFHILGHSMGGGIGARFAGIYPERIKTVVCLEGFMSIQSPEFEKKRLKAWLDTLENNEVGTKDRKNKSFSSLDELTLRLKPIYPRLDLEKVRDLAAYLSKKTDSGFQWKNDPLYKRGFPFVFSPYLTRNLWESIVSPTMIVYGKETHLMPENREEILSHFKFLEYVEMENAGHNMHHDQPEKLKELLSEFYGRHGFLSKA